In Musa acuminata AAA Group cultivar baxijiao chromosome BXJ2-3, Cavendish_Baxijiao_AAA, whole genome shotgun sequence, the following proteins share a genomic window:
- the LOC135608519 gene encoding myosin-12-like: MGTPVNIIVGSQVWVEDPEAAWIDGEVTAIKGGNATIVTTDGKTVVASLSSIYPKDTEAPQAGVDDMTKLAYLHEPGVLNNLAARYTLNEIYTYTGNILIAVNPFRRLPHLYDVHMMEQYKGAAFGELSPHLFAVADACYRAIINDHGSQSILVSGESGAGKTETTKMLMRYLAFMGGRSGTEGRTVEQQVLESNPVLEAFGNAKTVKNNNSSRFGKFVEIQFDKYGKISGAAVRTYLLERSRVCQVSDPERNYHCFYMLCAAPPEDVKKFKVADPRTFHYLNQTNCYEVANVDDAREYLETRNAMDVVGISQDEQEAIFRVVAAILHLGNINFDKGKEIDSSKLKDEKSVSHLKTATELLMCDEKALEDSLCKRVIVTPDGKITKPLDPESAALSRDALAKTVYSRLFDWIVDKINNSIGQDPYAKNIIGVLDIYGFESFKINSFEQLCINLTNEKLQQHFNQHVFKMEQEEYTREEINWSYVEFVDNQDVLDLIEKKPGGIVALLDEACMFPKSTHETFAQKMYQTYKSHKRFSKPKLARTAFTINHYAGDVTYQADQFLDKNKDYVVAEHQALLNDSKCPFVANLFPPLAEETSKQSKFSSIGTRFKQQLQALMETLSTTEPHYIRCVKPNAVLKPGIFENFNVLNQLRCGGVLEAIRISCAGYPTKRTFDEFVDRFGILAPDLVDSSDEKAACAAICDNMGLKGYQIGKTKVFLRAGQMAELDARRMEVLSNASKLIQRQIRTHLARKEFIILRKASIQMQKLWRARLARKLYEGMRREDASIRIQKYARSHAARKAYTKLRSSAIVIETGLRAMAARNVYRHRRRTNAAIIIQTQWRLYKARSAYKHQQKATLILQCLWRGRIGRKELRKLRMAARETGALKEAKDKLEKKVEELTWRLDVEKHMRIDAEEAKGQEIAKLQTALQEMQEKLDEAHEAIIKEKEAARVAIEQAPPVIKEVPVVDNTKLELLTGRNRELEDELSIFKTKADEFEGKYTEVQKRVEELLKGTEESNSKISQLQEMIERLETNLSGLESENKVLRQQALVASSNEDLSEQIKSLEGKISTLESENQLLRNRPAVVYQPSVTSESIQPPVIKEPAAAPLAPALSKQKSLTDRQQENHDALIKCLTEYKRFDKKRPTTACIVYKSLLQWHSFEAEKTNIFDRIIQIIRSSVENQENVGELAYWLSTTSTLLFLLQKTLKASNASTTGSHRNRATTVTLFSRMARNTRSSSSGMGISSGYSGMVGKSEDQSRIEAKYPALLFKQQLTAYVEKIYGMIRDSLKKEISPFLTMCIQAPRPSKARSIRGSSKSIHSNLVAKQASSIHWQSIVKSLDQMLSVFNENYVPSMIIRKTFSQVFAFINVQLFNSLLLRRECCSFSNAEFVKAGLQELEQWCSRTTEQFAGTSWDELQHIRQAVGFLVLHQKSHKSLEEITNELCPVLSVPQIYRIGTMFWDDKYGTHGLSQDVISKMRTMMTDDSINMPNNSFLLDDDSSIPFSLDDILRSLIDMNLSDLEPPPLLRQNSEFHFLLQQHKD, encoded by the exons ATG GGGACGCCGGTGAACATCATCGTTGGGTCTCAGGTGTGGGTGGAGGATCCCGAGGCCGCCTGGATCGATGGAGAGGTCACGGCGATCAAAGGCGGCAACGCCACCATAGTCACCACCGATGGGAAGACA GTCGTGGCTAGTCTGTCGAGTATATACCCGAAAGATACAGAGGCTCCTCAGGCTGGAGTGGATGACATGACCAAATTGGCTTACCTCCATGAACCAGGAGTTCTGAATAACCTCGCAGCTCGCTATACACTGAATGAGATTTAT ACATACACTGGAAATATATTGATAGCCGTGAACCCCTTTCGGAGACTTCCACATCTGTATGATGTCCACATGATGGAACAGTACAAGGGTGCTGCTTTCGGTGAGCTAAGTCCTCATCTTTTTGCAGTTGCAGATGCTTGCTACAG GGCAATCATAAATGACCATGGAAGCCAATCGATCTTGGTTAGCGGAGAGAGCGGAGCTGGCAAAACAGAGACCACGAAGATGCTCATGAGATATCTAGCTTTCATGGGAGGGAGATCAGGTACAGAGGGCCGAACCGTCGAGCAGCAGGTCTTGGAG TCTAATCCGGTGCTTGAAGCATTTGGAAATGCCAAAACGGTGAAGAACAACAATTCAAG TCGGTTCGGTAAATTTGTTGAGATCCAGTTTGACAAGTATGGGAAGATTTCGGGAGCTGCAGTCCGCACATATCTACTGGAGCGCTCACGAGTATGTCAAGTATCTGACCCAGAAAGGAACTACCATTGCTTTTATATGCTCTGTGCTGCACCACCAGAG GATGTGAAGAAGTTCAAGGTAGCAGATCCAAGAACATTCCATTATCTAAACCAAACAAACTGTTATGAAGTAGCAAATGTGGATGATGCCAGGGAATACCTGGAGACTAGAAATGCAATGGATGTGGTGGGAATCAGTCAGGACGAGCAG GAAGCTATTTTTCGTGTAGTAGCTGCAATTCTGCACCTGGGGAACATAAATTTTGACAAAGGAAAGGAAATTGACTCCTCAAAATTGAAAGATGAGAAATCGGTCAGCCATCTTAAAACAGCTACAGAGCTGCTAAT GTGTGATGAGAAAGCACTTGAGGACTCTCTTTGCAAGCGTGTGATTGTTACACCAGATGGAAAAATAACAAAGCCTCTTGATCCAGAGTCTGCTGCACTAAGCCGTGATGCCTTGGCTAAGACGGTCTACTCAAGGTTATTTGACTG GATAGTTGACAAGATCAACAACTCAATCGGTCAGGATCCATATGCAAAAAATATTATTGGAGTGCTCGATATATATGGTTTTGAGAGCTTCAAGATTAATAG TTTTGAGCAACTGTGTATCAACTTAACTAATGAGAAATTGCAACAACATTTCAATCAA CATGTATTCAAGATGGAACAAGAAGAATACACGAGGGAAGAAATCAACTGGAGTTATGTAGAATTTGTGGATAACCAAGATGTCCTGGATCTCATAGAAAAG AAACCCGGCGGAATAGTTGCGCTACTTGATGAAGCATG TATGTTTCCAAAGTCAACTCACGAGACCTTTGCTCAGAAGATGTACCAAACATACAAAAGCCACAAACGTTTTAGCAAGCCAAAACTTGCACGCACTGCATTCACCATCAACCATTATGCTGGAGAT GTTACTTACCAAGCTGATCAATTCCTTGATAAGAACAAAGACTATGTTGTCGCAGAACATCAAGCTCTTTTAAATGATTCAAAGTGCCCTTTTGTGGCAAACCTCTTTCCACCATTAGCAGAGGAAACTTCAAAACAGTCAAAGTTCTCCTCAATAGGCACTCGCTTTAAG CAACAACTTCAAGCACTTATGGAAACATTGAGCACGACAGAACCACATTACATCAGATGTGTGAAGCCCAATGCAGTCTTAAAACCAGGCATCTTTGAGAATTTCAATGTCCTGAACCAATTGAGATGTGGG GGTGTGCTAGAGGCAATCAGGATTAGTTGTGCTGGCTATCCCACAAAGAGAACATTTGATGAATTTGTTGATCGCTTTGGAATTCTTGCACCAGATCTTGTAGACAG CTCCGACGAAAAAGCAGCATGTGCAGCTATATGTGACAATATGGGCTTGAAAGGTTATCAG ATAGGAAAGACAAAAGTGTTCCTCAGAGCTGGTCAGATGGCTGAGCTAGATGCCCGACGAATGGAAGTCTTATCTAATGCTTCCAAACTAATTCAGAGGCAGATACGCACACATCTTGCTCGAAAAGAATTCATAATACTGCGCAAAGCCTCAATTCAAATGCAAAAACTATGGAGAG CACGTCTTGCACGCAAGTTATATGAAGGCATGAGGAGAGAAGATGCCTCAATCCGCATTCAGAAATATGCACGTTCTCATGCTGCAAGAAAAGCTTACACAAAACTGCGATCATCTGCAATAGTTATAGAAACAGGACTACGAGCGATGGCAGCTCGAAATGTATACAGACATAGAAGGAGAACCAACGCTGCTATAATCATACAA ACTCAATGGCGTCTATACAAAGCTCGTTCTGCATATAAACATCAACAGAAGGCAACTCTGATACTTCAGTGTCTCTGGAGAGGGCGCATTGGAAGAAAGGAACTTCGAAAGTTAAGAATG GCTGCAAGAGAGACAGGAGCACTCAAAGAAGCCAAGGACAAGCTTGAAAAGAAGGTCGAAGAACTCACCTGGAGATTAGATGTTGAAAAGCATATGAGG ATTGATGCTGAAGAAGCCAAAGGGCAAGAAATTGCAAAATTACAAACTGCATTACAAGAAATGCAAGAGAAGCTTGATGAAGCCCATGAAGCAATCATCAAAGAGAAAGAGGCTGCTAGGGTAGCCATTGAACAAGCACCACCTGTTATTAAAGAGGTCCCAGTGGTGGATAACACCAAGCTAGAGTTGCTTACAGGCCGCAACAGAGAACTAGAG GACGAATTAAGTATATTCAAGACCAAGGCTGACGAATTTGAGGGAAAATATACAGAGGTCCAGAAAAGGGTGGAAGAATTACTAAAAGGCACGGAAGAGTCCAACTCAAAAATCAGTCAATTGCAAGAGATGATAGAGAG ACTTGAAACAAATTTGTCTGGCCTAGAGTCTGAAAACAAGGTTCTGAGACAACAAGCCTTGGTTGCTTCATCAAATGAAGATTTATCAGAACAAATTAAAAG CCTCGAAGGCAAGATCAGCACATTGGAGTCAGAGAATCAGTTGCTTCGCAATCGACCTGCAGTAGTTTATCAGCCATCAGTTACTTCTGAATCTATTCAACCACCAGTCATCAAG GAGCCAGCAGCAGCACCCCTTGCACCAGCTCTAAGTAAACAGAAGTCTCTAACTGATCGACAACAG GAAAATCATGATGCGCTTATCAAGTGTCTCACGGAATATAAGAGGTTTGACAAGAAGAGGCCTACCACAGCATGTATTGTCTACAAATCACTGCTTCAGTGGCACTCATTTGAAGCAGAGAAGACAAACATATTTGATCGGATCATACAAATAATCAGGTCATCTGTTGAG AACCAGGAGAATGTTGGTGAACTGGCATATTGGCTGTCAACAACATCTACCCTTCTATTTCTTCTGCAAAAAACACTTAAAGCAAGCAATGCATCAACTACAGGTTCACACCGCAATCGAGCAACAACAGTCACACTGTTCAGTAGAATGGCACGA AACACCCGCTCATCTTCATCTGGAATGGGGATTTCAAGTGGCTACAGTGGAATGGTTGGTAAATCTGAAGACCAATCAAGGATCGAAGCTAAGTATCCAGCATTACTTTTTAAGCAACAACTAACAGCTTATGTTGAGAAGATCTATGGAATGATACGAGACAGTCTGAAGAAGGAGATCAGTCCATTCTTAACTATGTGCATACAG GCACCAAGACCTTCCAAAGCCAGATCAATTCGGGGATCATCTAAAAGCATTCATTCCAATCTAGTAGCAAAGCAAGCTTCAAGCATACACTGGCAAAGCATTGTCAAGAGTTTGGACCAAATGCTATCTGTATTCAATGAAAACTAT GTGCCTTCCATGATAATTCGGAAGACTTTTAGCCAAGTGTTTGCATTCATCAATGTACAATTATTTAACAG CTTGCTACTCCGCCGAGAATGCTGCTCATTTAGCAATGCAGAATTTGTTAAGGCTGGACTACAGGAGTTGGAACAATGGTGCTCCAGAACAACAGAACAA TTTGCTGGAACCTCATGGGATGAGCTTCAACACATAAGACAGGCAGTTGGATTTCTG GTTTTGCATCAGAAGTCCCACAAATCCTTGGAGGAGATCACAAACGAACTCTGCCCA GTCTTGAGTGTTCCTCAAATCTATAGAATTGGTACCATGTTTTGGGATGACAAATATGGCACACATGGTTTATCTC